One genomic region from Prevotella sp. Rep29 encodes:
- the glmS gene encoding methylaspartate mutase subunit S: protein MDKKTVVIGVIGADAHAVGNKIIDLTLRNQGFEVVNLGVMVSQEEFINAAIETNADAILVSSLYGHGEIDCMGLRQKCDEAGLKGIPLFVGGNLVVGKQSFEEVKGRFLDMGFDYVYPPGTPIEDTIVDIKKVLKMD, encoded by the coding sequence ATGGACAAAAAGACAGTAGTCATCGGAGTAATCGGTGCCGATGCTCATGCAGTGGGAAACAAGATTATCGATTTGACGTTACGCAATCAGGGATTCGAGGTTGTCAACCTCGGCGTAATGGTTTCTCAGGAAGAATTTATCAACGCAGCGATAGAGACCAATGCGGATGCTATCCTCGTTTCGTCCCTCTACGGACATGGCGAGATTGACTGCATGGGTCTGCGCCAGAAGTGCGACGAGGCAGGTCTGAAGGGCATTCCCCTTTTCGTAGGCGGCAACCTCGTGGTCGGAAAGCAGAGTTTTGAAGAAGTCAAAGGTCGTTTCCTCGACATGGGATTCGACTATGTATATCCTCCCGGAACCCCGATTGAGGACACGATTGTAGATATCAAGAAAGTGCTGAAGATGGATTGA
- the glmL gene encoding methylaspartate mutase accessory protein GlmL, which produces MKILTVDIGSTFTKLTAVDGDARCVIGTAQSFTTIETDVMDGFGKAWAALTEKREGNPCADFRYDELLVCSSAAGGLKMVALGLVPDLTVKAARTAASNAGAKVMKTYAYEISGGEQEEIYQINPDLVLLCGGTDGGNKEVILANAHRLCAIDRPFTTIIAGNKSASDELKAIFEQAGKSYVLTENVMPEFNKLNIEPARDAIRNLFISRIVDAKGLNKIQSMTPHKIIPTPLAVLQACELYSKGTANKAGHGDMLAVDIGGATTDVYSMASGEPSVDSTLVKGLPEPWSKRTVEGDLGMRYSLPHVYEQIEETGIPKEIDAEKLKNWVALCSKHPDTLPTPDSEEERLEEFLGRSAVAIAVERHCGRMAEVYTPMGLMHTLEGKDLLEVPAVIGIGGVVRNSRRPVEILKGALYDLRRSECTKPLHPKFYLDERYIYASMGLLSMIDPDLAFDIMTKETKELEAAASGHQQYHSSVSDEAAAAEGFCM; this is translated from the coding sequence ATGAAAATTCTGACAGTCGATATAGGAAGCACCTTCACAAAGCTCACGGCAGTGGACGGCGATGCGCGTTGCGTGATAGGAACGGCACAGTCGTTCACAACCATCGAGACCGACGTGATGGATGGTTTCGGGAAGGCATGGGCAGCACTGACGGAAAAGCGCGAGGGAAACCCTTGCGCTGATTTTCGTTATGACGAACTGCTCGTGTGCAGCTCGGCAGCCGGAGGCTTGAAGATGGTGGCACTGGGACTGGTGCCCGACCTAACGGTGAAGGCAGCGCGCACAGCTGCTTCAAACGCCGGTGCAAAGGTGATGAAGACCTATGCCTACGAAATCAGTGGTGGCGAACAGGAAGAAATCTATCAGATTAACCCCGACTTGGTACTCCTCTGCGGAGGAACTGACGGCGGAAACAAGGAGGTAATCCTTGCCAACGCCCACCGGCTGTGTGCCATCGACCGCCCTTTCACGACCATCATCGCAGGCAACAAGAGTGCTTCTGACGAACTGAAAGCCATCTTCGAACAGGCAGGAAAAAGCTATGTGCTGACCGAAAACGTGATGCCCGAGTTCAACAAACTCAATATCGAACCGGCGCGCGATGCCATTCGCAACCTCTTCATCTCGAGAATCGTAGACGCCAAAGGACTGAACAAGATTCAGTCGATGACCCCACACAAAATTATCCCGACACCCTTGGCAGTGCTGCAGGCATGTGAACTGTACAGCAAAGGCACGGCAAACAAGGCTGGTCACGGTGACATGCTGGCAGTGGATATCGGTGGCGCAACGACCGACGTCTATTCGATGGCTTCGGGAGAACCAAGCGTGGACAGCACCTTGGTGAAAGGACTGCCAGAACCGTGGAGCAAACGGACGGTGGAAGGCGACTTGGGCATGCGCTACAGCCTGCCGCACGTCTATGAACAAATTGAGGAAACAGGCATCCCCAAAGAGATTGATGCTGAAAAACTGAAAAACTGGGTGGCACTCTGTTCGAAACATCCCGACACGCTCCCAACGCCCGATTCGGAAGAAGAACGTCTGGAAGAGTTTCTCGGCAGGTCGGCAGTGGCTATTGCCGTGGAGCGTCATTGCGGACGCATGGCAGAAGTCTATACGCCGATGGGACTGATGCATACACTCGAAGGCAAAGACCTGTTGGAAGTGCCGGCAGTCATCGGTATCGGAGGCGTCGTTCGCAACAGTCGCCGACCGGTGGAAATCCTGAAAGGAGCATTATACGACCTGCGCCGTTCGGAATGCACCAAGCCGTTGCACCCCAAATTCTATCTCGACGAACGCTATATCTACGCATCAATGGGCTTGCTCAGCATGATTGACCCGGACTTGGCTTTCGACATCATGACCAAAGAGACCAAAGAACTGGAAGCCGCCGCTTCCGGACATCAACAATACCACAGCTCCGTTTCCGACGAGGCGGCAGCTGCAGAAGGATTTTGCATGTAA
- a CDS encoding methylaspartate mutase subunit E → MDTELKNQRIPDDAFMAERKEVLQQWPTGKDIDFQEAVDYQLSIPRERRFGEKLAKAEKEGVTLIQPRAGVALYQEQIELLQYLENEGGADLLPTTIDSYTRLNRYNECEVGIKKSQQSGRSMLNGFPAVNYGAKVCRMVTSALKSPVQVRHGTPDARLLTEIAIAGGFTSYEGGGISYNIPYSKNHAIDKTIKYWQYADRLVGMYEEAGVSINREPFGPLTGTLIPPCISNSVAIIEALLAATQGVKDITVGYGQIGNLIQDVAAMRALAKQTKEYLHKYGFDDVRVTTVFHQWMGGFPQDESKAFGVISWGSAAAALSKATKVIVKTPHEAYGVPTKEANACGLKATKQVISMLRDQDLREIPLVVKESNIIEAEVKCIMDKVEELGKGDIAIGTVAGFESGVLDIPFAPNRHNAGKVLPARDNDGAIRILEMGNLPLSQDLKDFHRMKLEERAKFENRQVSLQMVIDDVSAIEKGFLVGRPETEHMKHV, encoded by the coding sequence ATGGACACAGAATTGAAAAATCAAAGAATTCCCGACGACGCCTTTATGGCGGAGCGGAAAGAAGTTCTGCAACAATGGCCGACAGGCAAAGACATCGATTTCCAAGAGGCAGTGGATTATCAGTTATCCATCCCTCGTGAAAGACGCTTCGGAGAGAAGTTGGCTAAAGCCGAGAAGGAAGGTGTGACGCTGATTCAGCCCCGCGCCGGTGTGGCACTCTATCAGGAACAGATAGAATTGTTGCAATATCTGGAGAACGAAGGCGGTGCCGACTTGCTCCCGACGACCATCGACAGCTATACGCGTCTGAACCGTTATAACGAGTGCGAAGTGGGTATCAAGAAGAGTCAGCAGTCGGGACGCTCGATGCTGAACGGTTTCCCGGCAGTGAACTACGGTGCGAAGGTGTGCCGCATGGTTACTTCCGCATTGAAGAGCCCCGTGCAGGTGCGCCACGGAACGCCCGACGCACGTCTTCTGACCGAAATCGCCATTGCCGGAGGTTTCACATCATACGAAGGCGGCGGAATCTCCTACAACATCCCCTATTCAAAGAATCACGCCATTGACAAGACCATCAAGTATTGGCAGTATGCCGACCGCCTCGTAGGTATGTACGAAGAGGCTGGCGTGAGCATCAACCGCGAACCGTTCGGTCCGCTGACAGGTACACTTATCCCGCCTTGTATCTCAAACTCAGTGGCGATTATCGAAGCACTGCTTGCAGCCACACAGGGTGTGAAGGATATCACCGTAGGTTACGGACAGATAGGAAACTTGATTCAAGACGTTGCTGCCATGCGTGCATTGGCAAAGCAAACGAAAGAATATCTGCACAAATACGGATTCGACGATGTACGCGTTACGACCGTATTCCACCAGTGGATGGGCGGTTTCCCACAAGATGAGTCGAAAGCATTCGGTGTTATCTCATGGGGTTCAGCTGCTGCCGCATTGTCGAAAGCTACGAAAGTCATCGTAAAGACTCCACACGAGGCATACGGTGTGCCGACGAAAGAGGCCAATGCTTGCGGTCTGAAAGCTACCAAGCAGGTCATCTCCATGCTTCGCGACCAAGATTTGCGTGAGATTCCTCTCGTAGTGAAAGAGAGCAACATCATCGAGGCAGAAGTGAAATGTATCATGGATAAGGTGGAAGAACTCGGCAAGGGCGACATCGCCATTGGAACTGTTGCCGGATTTGAGTCAGGCGTGCTGGATATTCCATTCGCTCCCAACCGCCACAATGCTGGTAAGGTGCTTCCTGCACGCGACAACGATGGAGCTATCCGTATCCTTGAAATGGGCAACCTGCCCCTGTCACAGGATCTGAAAGATTTCCATCGCATGAAGCTGGAAGAGCGTGCGAAGTTCGAAAACCGACAGGTATCCCTGCAGATGGTGATCGACGACGTGAGTGCCATCGAAAAAGGCTTCCTCGTCGGTCGTCCGGAAACAGAGCACATGAAACACGTATAA
- a CDS encoding methylaspartate ammonia-lyase — protein MKIKKVVCSAGKTGFFFDDQKAIKAGAKNDGNFYVGEPMTPGFTSVRQMGESISVMFVLEDGQIAYGDCAAVQYSGAGGRDPLFLAENFIPVIEKEIAPKYEGIEITKFREMADIVDKMVSPSTGKVYHTAIRYGVTQACLDAVAKSQHKLMAEVIAEEYGTQVSKEMIPIFTQSGDDRYMNADKMIMKAAAVLPHALFNHVEDKTGVNGEKLEAYVEWLRDRILDKKPRPDYNPIFHIDVYGTLGLVFNNDFKRIAEYIAGLAKKAQPFHLRIEGPVDMGEKQAQIEALAAIRRYMEELGTDAEIVADEWCNTFEDVVDFTKAKAGHMAQIKTPDLGGINNSIEAVLYCRQNGMGAYLGGTCNETNRSAEVGAHVAMATQPKQYLAKPGMGVDEGYMIVFNEMSRILALTK, from the coding sequence ATGAAAATCAAAAAAGTAGTTTGTTCTGCCGGGAAGACAGGTTTCTTCTTCGACGATCAGAAAGCCATTAAGGCTGGTGCAAAAAACGACGGCAACTTCTATGTAGGCGAGCCGATGACTCCTGGTTTTACTTCAGTAAGACAGATGGGTGAATCAATCTCTGTGATGTTTGTTCTTGAAGACGGGCAGATTGCTTATGGCGACTGCGCTGCCGTTCAGTATTCCGGTGCAGGCGGACGTGACCCGCTGTTCCTCGCTGAGAACTTCATCCCCGTAATCGAGAAGGAAATTGCTCCGAAATATGAGGGCATCGAAATCACGAAGTTCCGTGAGATGGCTGACATTGTTGACAAGATGGTTTCCCCGTCAACAGGCAAGGTTTATCACACAGCTATCCGCTACGGCGTTACTCAGGCTTGTCTCGATGCAGTGGCTAAGAGCCAGCACAAACTCATGGCAGAAGTGATTGCCGAAGAGTATGGAACACAGGTAAGCAAAGAGATGATTCCTATCTTCACACAGTCAGGCGACGACCGCTACATGAATGCCGACAAGATGATCATGAAGGCAGCTGCCGTTCTTCCTCACGCTCTTTTCAACCACGTAGAGGATAAGACTGGCGTGAACGGCGAGAAACTCGAGGCATACGTAGAGTGGCTCCGCGACCGCATTCTCGACAAGAAGCCTCGCCCAGACTACAATCCGATTTTCCACATCGACGTATATGGTACGCTCGGCTTGGTTTTCAACAATGACTTCAAGCGCATCGCAGAGTACATCGCCGGTCTTGCTAAGAAAGCACAGCCGTTCCACCTCCGCATCGAAGGTCCGGTGGATATGGGCGAGAAACAGGCTCAGATTGAAGCACTCGCAGCCATCCGCCGCTACATGGAAGAACTGGGAACAGATGCTGAAATCGTAGCCGACGAGTGGTGCAACACATTCGAGGACGTGGTTGACTTTACAAAGGCAAAGGCTGGCCACATGGCACAGATTAAGACACCAGACCTCGGCGGTATCAACAATTCTATCGAGGCAGTGCTCTATTGCCGTCAGAACGGCATGGGCGCATATCTGGGCGGTACTTGCAACGAGACCAACCGCTCGGCAGAAGTCGGTGCACACGTAGCGATGGCAACACAGCCGAAGCAGTATCTCGCAAAACCAGGTATGGGTGTTGACGAGGGCTACATGATTGTCTTCAACGAGATGTCACGCATCCTCGCTCTTACAAAATAA
- a CDS encoding acyclic terpene utilization AtuA family protein, translating to MMNTENKNEIRVLSPTAILGYGFPEESFWEGMRRQPDVIAVDAGSTDPGPYYLGAGYSFTDRNAVKRDLAIMIPAALEAGIPCMIGTAGGSGARPHVEETIGIIKEIVAEKNLHFKMAVIQSEFEKDYIKEKIRKGDISPLGPVPELKESDVDESIHIVAQMGEEPYIKALEEGAQVILAGRSYDPCEFSALAISKGFDKALAIHMGKILECAAITALPGSGSDCMLGTLKKDSFVVEPLNPIRKCTALSVAAHSLYEKSNPYFLPGPGGALDLHETKFNQLSDTQVEVSGTKFVPTEEYFVKLEGVRRVGYRTMSPAATHDPVMISQIDTVVEKVRERVEDNFRNSGMKDFYLDFKIYGKKGVMHMFPETPDSQSDELLIIIEAVAPTQEEANTICGFARSTMLHYGYEGRISTAGNLAFPFSPSDCKMGAVYEFNVYHLMRIEDTCAPFPITYMNF from the coding sequence ATGATGAACACTGAAAATAAAAACGAAATCCGAGTGTTGTCCCCGACAGCTATCCTCGGATATGGTTTCCCGGAAGAATCTTTCTGGGAAGGCATGCGCCGGCAGCCAGACGTGATTGCTGTTGACGCAGGTTCTACCGACCCCGGACCTTACTATCTGGGCGCCGGTTACTCTTTCACTGACCGCAATGCGGTGAAGCGCGACCTCGCCATCATGATTCCTGCAGCGCTCGAAGCAGGCATTCCCTGCATGATCGGTACGGCAGGCGGAAGCGGTGCACGTCCTCATGTAGAGGAAACGATCGGCATCATCAAAGAAATCGTGGCAGAGAAGAATCTCCACTTCAAAATGGCTGTCATCCAGTCTGAATTTGAAAAAGACTATATCAAGGAGAAAATCCGCAAGGGCGACATCTCTCCGCTCGGACCCGTTCCAGAGCTGAAGGAGTCTGACGTGGACGAATCCATCCACATCGTTGCCCAGATGGGCGAAGAGCCGTATATCAAGGCGCTTGAAGAAGGAGCACAGGTGATTCTCGCCGGTCGCAGTTACGACCCGTGCGAGTTCTCGGCACTGGCTATCAGCAAGGGATTCGACAAGGCTCTGGCTATCCACATGGGTAAGATTCTCGAATGTGCAGCCATCACAGCACTCCCCGGCAGCGGCAGCGACTGTATGCTCGGCACGCTGAAGAAAGACAGCTTCGTCGTTGAGCCGCTCAACCCGATACGCAAGTGTACGGCACTCTCAGTTGCAGCCCACTCGCTCTACGAGAAGTCAAACCCGTACTTCCTGCCCGGACCGGGCGGTGCGCTCGACCTGCACGAGACCAAGTTCAACCAGCTGAGCGACACACAGGTGGAAGTGAGCGGAACGAAGTTTGTTCCGACGGAGGAATATTTCGTGAAACTCGAGGGTGTGCGCCGCGTCGGTTATCGCACGATGTCGCCGGCAGCCACCCACGACCCCGTGATGATCAGCCAGATAGACACCGTCGTAGAGAAGGTGCGTGAGCGTGTGGAAGACAACTTCCGCAACTCAGGAATGAAAGACTTCTATCTGGATTTCAAGATCTACGGCAAGAAAGGCGTGATGCACATGTTCCCCGAGACACCCGACTCACAAAGCGACGAGCTGCTCATCATCATCGAGGCAGTGGCTCCCACGCAGGAAGAGGCGAACACCATCTGTGGCTTCGCACGTTCAACCATGCTCCACTATGGCTACGAGGGACGTATCTCCACTGCCGGCAACCTCGCATTCCCGTTCTCACCGAGCGACTGCAAGATGGGCGCCGTCTATGAGTTCAACGTCTATCACCTCATGCGCATCGAAGACACATGCGCTCCGTTCCCCATCACATACATGAACTTCTAA
- a CDS encoding DUF4387 domain-containing protein yields the protein MEKHQLIELASVIRSKNSGPYELTFDVIFKDFETYGKVKAAQSITKEAFAKLYGIPESDIFHLVYFDPAKAVKITIRRPIPSGALGETDVYGAQQHAPLMGMEVEF from the coding sequence ATGGAAAAACATCAACTGATAGAACTTGCATCGGTCATCCGCAGCAAGAATAGTGGTCCTTACGAGCTCACCTTCGACGTGATTTTCAAGGATTTCGAGACCTACGGAAAGGTGAAGGCAGCGCAGTCAATCACGAAGGAAGCATTCGCGAAGCTCTATGGCATTCCCGAGAGCGACATCTTCCACCTCGTCTATTTCGACCCGGCGAAGGCTGTCAAGATCACCATCCGCCGTCCCATTCCTTCCGGCGCGCTCGGTGAGACCGACGTCTATGGCGCTCAGCAGCACGCGCCGCTGATGGGCATGGAAGTGGAGTTCTAA
- a CDS encoding HU family DNA-binding protein, protein MAVFYTLYQNNREGFVNKGKWYARVRVNQVKTMKDIAREIQDIASVRKSDVMAVLTELPDVMNKMLEEGHRVKLDGFGSFKIGIRTSPAATVRDFSVVKNIKSSHIIFQPDRLYEANGKRGTRFLASTLEFKEWGEGSKDGGNNP, encoded by the coding sequence ATGGCAGTATTTTATACGTTGTATCAGAACAACCGTGAAGGTTTTGTGAACAAGGGCAAGTGGTATGCCCGTGTGAGAGTGAATCAGGTGAAGACGATGAAGGACATCGCCCGTGAGATTCAGGACATTGCCTCGGTGCGTAAGTCGGACGTGATGGCGGTGCTGACCGAGCTGCCCGACGTGATGAACAAGATGCTCGAGGAGGGTCACCGCGTGAAGCTCGACGGGTTCGGCTCTTTCAAGATTGGCATACGCACGTCGCCCGCCGCCACGGTACGGGATTTCTCGGTAGTGAAGAACATCAAGTCGTCGCACATTATCTTCCAGCCCGACCGGCTCTACGAGGCGAACGGCAAGCGGGGCACGCGATTCCTTGCCTCGACGCTCGAATTCAAGGAGTGGGGTGAAGGAAGCAAGGACGGGGGAAACAATCCATGA
- a CDS encoding fumarate hydratase gives MANTPEFKYAPMFQTGKDDTEYYLLTKEGVSMSDFEGQPILKVSPEALTMLTQQAFKDVSFHLRRAHNEQVAKILHDPEASDNDKYVALTMLRNAEVSAKGLLPVCQDTGTAIIHGEKGQHVWTGCCDEEALTRGVYNVYTEENLRYSQNAPLTMYEEVNTRCNLPAQIDLEATEGMEYRFLFIAKGGGSANKTYLYQETKALLNPQKLVPFLVEKMKTLGTAACPPYHIAFVIGGTSVERNLLTVKLASTHFYDNLPTTGDETGRAFRDLELEKTLTDEAHRIGLGAQFGGKYICHDIRVVRLPRHGGSCPVGMGVSCSADRNIKAKINKDGLWIEKMDDKPYELIPEELRRGGEGEPIRINLDQPIADVCKELSKYPVATRVLLNGTIVVARDIAHAKLKERLDSGEGLPEYFKNHPVYYAGPAKTPAGMPCGSMGPTTAQRMDPYVDPFQAAGGSLVMIAKGNRSQQVTDACQKYGGFYLGSIGGPAAVLAQDNIKSIECVEYPELGMEAVWKIQVEDFPAFILVDDKGNDFFKQLKPWCPGCAK, from the coding sequence ATGGCTAACACACCAGAGTTTAAGTATGCGCCCATGTTCCAGACAGGAAAGGACGATACGGAATATTATCTGCTGACGAAAGAAGGCGTCAGCATGAGCGATTTCGAAGGACAACCCATCCTGAAAGTAAGCCCCGAAGCACTGACCATGTTGACGCAGCAGGCTTTCAAGGACGTATCGTTCCACTTGCGCCGTGCACACAATGAGCAAGTGGCTAAGATTCTCCACGACCCGGAGGCTTCCGACAACGACAAGTACGTGGCGCTGACCATGCTCCGCAATGCGGAGGTATCAGCCAAAGGACTGCTTCCCGTTTGTCAGGACACAGGAACCGCCATCATCCACGGTGAAAAGGGACAGCACGTGTGGACGGGATGCTGCGACGAGGAGGCTCTCACGCGCGGTGTCTATAATGTCTATACCGAGGAAAACCTGCGCTATTCGCAAAATGCGCCGCTCACGATGTATGAAGAGGTGAACACACGCTGCAACCTGCCGGCACAGATTGACCTTGAGGCGACAGAAGGCATGGAATACCGCTTCCTCTTCATCGCAAAGGGTGGCGGCTCTGCCAACAAGACCTACCTCTATCAGGAGACCAAGGCGCTGCTCAATCCGCAGAAGCTCGTGCCCTTCCTCGTAGAGAAGATGAAGACGCTCGGAACGGCAGCCTGCCCGCCTTATCACATTGCATTCGTCATCGGCGGAACCAGCGTTGAGCGCAACCTGCTCACCGTGAAGCTGGCATCGACCCACTTCTATGACAACCTGCCGACGACGGGCGACGAGACCGGACGCGCATTCCGCGACCTCGAGCTGGAGAAGACGCTGACCGATGAGGCACACCGCATCGGACTCGGTGCACAGTTCGGTGGAAAATACATCTGCCATGATATCCGCGTCGTACGCCTGCCGCGCCACGGAGGCTCATGTCCTGTCGGAATGGGCGTCAGCTGCTCGGCAGACCGCAACATCAAGGCGAAGATCAACAAGGACGGTCTCTGGATTGAGAAGATGGACGACAAACCCTACGAACTCATTCCCGAAGAACTGCGTCGTGGCGGCGAGGGCGAGCCTATCCGCATCAATCTCGACCAGCCTATCGCCGACGTGTGCAAGGAGCTGTCGAAATATCCCGTTGCTACGCGCGTGCTGCTCAACGGTACCATCGTTGTGGCGCGCGACATTGCTCACGCCAAGCTCAAGGAGCGTCTCGACAGTGGCGAGGGACTGCCCGAATATTTCAAGAACCATCCTGTATATTATGCAGGACCGGCAAAGACTCCGGCAGGAATGCCGTGCGGCTCGATGGGACCGACCACCGCACAGCGCATGGACCCATACGTTGATCCGTTCCAGGCGGCAGGCGGTTCGCTCGTCATGATTGCCAAGGGCAACCGCTCGCAGCAAGTGACCGATGCCTGCCAGAAGTATGGCGGTTTCTATCTGGGTTCTATCGGCGGACCGGCAGCCGTGCTTGCTCAAGACAACATTAAGAGCATCGAGTGCGTGGAATATCCCGAACTCGGAATGGAGGCTGTCTGGAAGATTCAGGTCGAGGACTTCCCCGCATTCATCCTCGTTGATGACAAGGGCAACGACTTCTTCAAGCAGCTGAAGCCGTGGTGCCCGGGATGTGCGAAATAA